One genomic region from Leifsonia sp. Root1293 encodes:
- a CDS encoding ABC transporter ATP-binding protein — MNAVPAIRLSGLTKEFGGVTAVDGVDLDIVEGEFFSMLGPSGSGKTTVLRLIAGFEQPTSGSVELFGRDVTVAAPFDRDVNTVFQDYALFPHMSVVENVAYGLRVRGIGRRERTERAREALDKVRLGSFADRKPSQLSGGQRQRVALARATVVQPKALLLDEPLGALDLKLREQMQVELKEIQRDLGITFIFVTHDQDEALTLSDRIAVFNEGRIEQLGTPFEIYDAPVSRFVASFVGTSNLLDDAASQALLGRTGVHSIRPEKLAVLAPDAATPGVAGTVAEVIYSGSSTRLIVDLDSGQQLTVLEQNDRSRLADDARGDRVQVAWNDADVVALNAPAASVA, encoded by the coding sequence GTGAACGCAGTTCCGGCCATCCGCTTGAGCGGATTGACGAAGGAGTTCGGCGGCGTGACGGCCGTCGACGGCGTCGATCTCGACATCGTCGAGGGTGAGTTCTTCTCGATGCTCGGACCGTCGGGCTCCGGCAAGACGACGGTGCTGCGGCTCATCGCCGGCTTCGAGCAGCCCACGAGCGGGTCGGTCGAACTCTTCGGCCGCGACGTCACCGTCGCTGCTCCCTTCGACCGCGACGTCAACACGGTCTTCCAGGACTATGCGCTCTTCCCGCACATGTCCGTGGTCGAGAACGTCGCGTACGGGCTGCGGGTGCGGGGGATCGGCCGGCGCGAGCGCACCGAGCGCGCCCGCGAAGCCCTCGACAAGGTGCGGCTGGGCTCGTTCGCCGATCGCAAGCCCTCCCAGCTCTCGGGCGGCCAGCGCCAGCGCGTCGCCCTCGCACGTGCGACCGTGGTGCAGCCCAAGGCGCTGCTGCTCGACGAGCCCCTGGGCGCACTCGACCTCAAGCTGCGCGAGCAGATGCAGGTCGAGCTCAAGGAGATCCAGCGGGACCTCGGTATCACCTTCATCTTCGTCACGCACGACCAGGACGAGGCGCTCACGCTGAGCGACCGCATCGCCGTCTTCAACGAGGGGCGCATCGAGCAGCTCGGCACCCCGTTCGAGATCTACGACGCCCCTGTCTCGCGATTCGTCGCATCCTTCGTCGGCACGTCGAACCTCCTCGATGATGCAGCATCGCAAGCACTCCTCGGCCGGACCGGCGTGCACTCCATCCGCCCGGAGAAGCTCGCCGTCCTGGCTCCGGATGCCGCGACCCCGGGCGTCGCGGGCACCGTCGCCGAGGTCATCTACTCCGGCAGCAGTACCCGACTCATCGTCGACCTCGACAGCGGACAGCAGCTCACGGTCCTCGAGCAGAACGACCGCTCGCGCCTCGCGGACGACGCCCGCGGCGACCGTGTGCAGGTCGCCTGGAACGACGCGGATGTCGTCGCTCTGAACGCGCCGGCCGCATCCGTCGCCTGA